The sequence CAGCGTCGTCTTGCCCACGCCGAAGCCGCCCGCCACCAGGATTTTGAGGGTGACGGGCTCCACGGACCGCCTGCTGCGGCTAGAGCGCCCGAAGGCCATTGATCACCTCACGGAGAATGTTCACGTCCGGCAGCTCGGCCGGCGGAACGGGACGGGTCACATGCACCAGTTCGTCCTCGACGAGGTCCCCGATCAGGACCCGGACCACCCCCACGGGGAGGTCCAGGGCCGAGGCGAGTTCGGCGATCGACTGGGGCAGCTCACTGCAGAGTTCGACGATCTCCACATGCTCCGGGGAGAGCATCTGGTCCCTGCCCGGGTCGTCGGCCGCGGGTTCGGGCACGACGATCGCGATCAGGTCGAGACGGTGGCGGGACGCACTGCTGGTCCGCCCGCGGGTCATCGCGTAGGGGCGGACGACCGGCCCCGCGTCGGCGTCGTACCAGCGCGGGGCCCGCGGCCTTGCCGGGGTGTCCGGGGAGCCGGGCGATTCGGCGCTCATGCCGTCCGCTCACCCCCCGGAGGGCTGACCGGTCGTCCGGGGCGCGTTGGCCAGGTGGGCGCCCACGCGCTTGACCATCAGCGTCATCTCGTACGCCACCTGCCCCACGTCCGACTCGGACTCGGCCAGCACGGCGAGACAGCTGCCGTCGCCGGCCGCCGTGACGAACAGGAACGCCTCGTCCAGTTCGACCACGGTCTGGCGGACCCGGCCCGCGTCGAAGTGCCGGCCCACGCCCTTGGCCAGGCTGTGGAAGCCCGAGGCCACGGCGGCCAGGTGCTCGCTGTCCTCGCGCGACAGGTCCTTGGACGCGCCGGTGGCCAGGCCGTCGCTGGAGAGCACCAGCGCCTTGCGGATGCTGGCGACGCGCTCGACGAGTTCGTCGAGGAGCCAGTTCAGTTCGCCGGACCCCTGGCGTGCGGAGTCGGGTGCTGCGGCGTTCGGTGCGGTCATGGACCGTCCCCTCCCGGAGTGGTTCCTTGTGCTGTGTCACCGTGGCCGGTCACGTCCTCGGCGTTCTGCTGGCGGCCTCGCTGCCAGCCGCGCTGGAGCGAGGCCATACGGCTGCGTACCTCTTCCGCGTCCCGCTCGATGTCGTCGGGGGCCGCCACCGGGTCCGGTCCTGCCGTGCCGCCGTCCGGTCCCTCGCGCAGTTGCACGACGAGGCTGGCCTGCCGGACGCGGCGGGGCAGTCCGCCCACCGTGTCCGCGGCGGGCCGGGGCGAACGGGGTGCGGGCACCGCGGGTTCGGCGGGCTCCGCGCGTTCGCGGAAGCCGGTGGGCTGCCGGGGCTCGGTTGCGCGGCGCCGGTCCACGGGCGGAACCGGGCGGACCGCTTCGGGATCGTCGGCGCCGGGGTGCGCCCGGCCGGCCTCGTCGACCCGGCGGCCCCGGTCCGCGACCAGCGTCGGCGGCCTGCGGCGACGGGGCAGCGGCCGGATGCCCTCGGGACGCAGCGCCCGGACGCCGTCGGAGTCCGCGAGGTGGTCGGCTGCCTGCTGGTGCTGCTCGCGGTCGCCGTCGCGGCGCAGTTCGCGGGCGCGGAAGATGCCGCCGCGCTCGCTCTCGGTGTCCTCCAGGTCGGACACTCCGTCGAGTACGGGGTCGAGCCCGGGTCCGGCCACCGCTTCGAGGACCGGGTCGCGGGTGAAGTCCAGGGGCCCCTCGGGGCCTTCGAGCTCGACGGGCCCGTCCAGCACGGCCGGGTCGACCAGTCCTGTCGGGACCGGGGACAGTCCGCCGGGGCGGCCCGGCACGGGTCCGGGGCCGGGCTCGTGGAGCGCGGCATCGCCGCCCGGCCCGCCGGCGATGGCCTTCTCGGACCTGCGGTCCAGGCGGAAGCCGGTGCCGTGCGATTCGGGGGCGTCCGTGAGGAGTGCGGCGGGGATGAACACCACCGCGGTGGTGCCTCCGTACGGGGATGTCTGGAGGGAGACCCTGACGTTCTGGCGCTGGGCGAGCCGGCTGACCACGAAGAGGCCGAGGCGGTCGGTGTCGGAGAGCTCGAACTCGGGGGTCTCGGCGAGCCGGAGGTTGGCGTCCAGGAGGACGTCGGGGGGCATGCCGAGCCCCCGGTCGTGGATCTCCAGGGTGAAGCCGTTGGCGACCCGCTCGCCGAGCACCTGGACGGCGGTGTGCGGGGGCGAGAACACCGTGGCGTTCTCCAGGAGTTCGGCGATCAGGTGGGTGAGGTCGGCGACGGCTGGGCCGCCCACCCCGATGCGGGGCAGCCGGCGGACCTCGATCCGTTCGTAGTCCTCGACCTCGGCGACGGCGGCCCGCACCACGTCCATCAGCTGGATGGGCTTGCGCCACTGCCGGGACGGGGCCGCCCCGGAGAGGATCACCAGGCCCTCGGCGTGGCGGCGCATGCGGGTG comes from Streptomyces sp. Mut1 and encodes:
- a CDS encoding roadblock/LC7 domain-containing protein → MTAPNAAAPDSARQGSGELNWLLDELVERVASIRKALVLSSDGLATGASKDLSREDSEHLAAVASGFHSLAKGVGRHFDAGRVRQTVVELDEAFLFVTAAGDGSCLAVLAESESDVGQVAYEMTLMVKRVGAHLANAPRTTGQPSGG
- a CDS encoding nitrate- and nitrite sensing domain-containing protein; this translates as MRFRGKSIRRKIVALLLVPLVSLTALWGFATYLTGREAGKLLSASAIVEKVGHPLEDTVRVIQSERRQTLVFLADPRASDALPVLRNRRAATDRVVAEVSRSAEQKDIRDALGPSAETQLASILGAVEGLDALRDSVDERTIGRLKAMAYYNRLIDPCYRFLTGLHTMENVTMDQQVRALTGLSRAREMLSREDALIASGLLAGRLTAPELRQISDLVAQRQLLNEINLDLLPASERRRVQQYWQGPDSEPLRSAEDKIISQGPTTSPRAVDAARWQEVAPPALERLANDSTEMNNRFQDRGKPAGYGVLIKAGIAGVLGFLALLVSVFVSVRIGRELVRDLSRLRKDAHEVSGVRLPSVMRRLAAGEHVDVETESPHLQYERDEIGQVGQALNTLQRAAVEAAVKQADMRRGVSEVFVNLARRNQVLLHRQLTLLDTMERRTEDTEELADLFRLDHLTTRMRRHAEGLVILSGAAPSRQWRKPIQLMDVVRAAVAEVEDYERIEVRRLPRIGVGGPAVADLTHLIAELLENATVFSPPHTAVQVLGERVANGFTLEIHDRGLGMPPDVLLDANLRLAETPEFELSDTDRLGLFVVSRLAQRQNVRVSLQTSPYGGTTAVVFIPAALLTDAPESHGTGFRLDRRSEKAIAGGPGGDAALHEPGPGPVPGRPGGLSPVPTGLVDPAVLDGPVELEGPEGPLDFTRDPVLEAVAGPGLDPVLDGVSDLEDTESERGGIFRARELRRDGDREQHQQAADHLADSDGVRALRPEGIRPLPRRRRPPTLVADRGRRVDEAGRAHPGADDPEAVRPVPPVDRRRATEPRQPTGFRERAEPAEPAVPAPRSPRPAADTVGGLPRRVRQASLVVQLREGPDGGTAGPDPVAAPDDIERDAEEVRSRMASLQRGWQRGRQQNAEDVTGHGDTAQGTTPGGDGP
- a CDS encoding DUF742 domain-containing protein, with amino-acid sequence MSAESPGSPDTPARPRAPRWYDADAGPVVRPYAMTRGRTSSASRHRLDLIAIVVPEPAADDPGRDQMLSPEHVEIVELCSELPQSIAELASALDLPVGVVRVLIGDLVEDELVHVTRPVPPAELPDVNILREVINGLRAL